The Siniperca chuatsi isolate FFG_IHB_CAS linkage group LG7, ASM2008510v1, whole genome shotgun sequence genome includes a window with the following:
- the dhx40 gene encoding probable ATP-dependent RNA helicase DHX40, with translation MSKSTRWDSKENESKHLPIYQHKAKLIQAVKDSAFLVVTGETGSGKTTQLPQYLHEAGICKDGKIGITQPRRVAAITVAQRVAQEMQCTLGREVGYQVRFDDCTSQDTVVKYMTDGCLLREILADPVLSQYSVVILDEVHERSLNTDILLGLLKKIFSNRAKATKGQSFPLKVVVMSATLETDKLSAFLGGCPVFAIPGRTFPVTCTFGSAVGPKDIESTGYVKEVVKMALDVHTSEIAGDILVFLTGQSEIERACDLLYEKAESIDYRYDVQDQNVEGLLILPLYGSMPTDQQRQIFQPPPSGIRKCVVATNIAATSLTINGIKYIIDSGFVKQLNHNSRVGMDVLEVVPISKSEAQQRAGRAGRTSAGKCFRIYTKEFWEKSMPEYTVPEIQRTSLTAVILTLKCLGVHDVIRFPYLDCPEERFILEALKRLYQCDAIDRRGRVTRLGELMVEFPLHPGLTRAVLKAASLGCQDLLLPVAAMLSVENIFIRPGHPEKQKEADIKHRALATKSGNMNDFVTLLTVFQSCKSSDRPSAWCKDNWIHWRALKSAFSVETQLREILLRLQQKRDFPVEIFEGNKSELFRRCLCAGYFTNVARRSVGKVFCTMDGHGSMVHIHPSSSLFDQEAELNWVIFHDVLVTSRVYIRTVCPIRYEWVKDLLPKLHEVDVYELSSVAREEVTHEEMIKWETREAAKRQPEVSAEDVMKKLEKRNNETTVSDARARYLQRKQQRQQSKAL, from the exons ATGTCTAAATCAACGAGATGGGACTCAAAAGAAAATGAGTCAAAACACCTGCCGATCTATCAGCACAAAGCCAAGCTGATTCAGGCCGTCAAAGATAGCGCTTTTCTGGTTGTCACCGGTGAGACTGGCAGCGGGAAAACCACACAACTTCCACAGTACCTGCATGAAGCAG GTATTTGTAAAGATGGCAAAATTGGCATCACCCAGCCCCGCCGGGTGGCTGCAATCACAGTGGCCCAGAGGGTAGCCCAGGAGATGCAATGCACTCTGGGTAGAGAGGTTGGCTACCAAGTACGCTTTGATGATTGCACGTCACAG GACACGGTGGTGAAGTACATGACAGACGGCTGTTTGCTCAGAGAGATCCTGGCTGATCCTGTACTTTCTCAGTACAGTGTTGTAATATTGGATGAAGTCCACGAACGCAGCCTCAACACA gaTATTCTCCTGGGTTTACTGAAGAAAATCTTCTCCAACCGTGCTAAGGCCACCAAGGGCCAATCTTTCCCTTTGAAGGTAGTGGTGATGTCCGCCACCTTGGAAACTGACAAACTTTCAGCCTTTCTCGGCGGCTGTCCCGTCTTTGCTATTCCTGGGAGGACTTTCCCTGTCACCTGCACATTTGGTTCTGCTGTAGGACCTAAAGACATAGAGAGCACTGGTTATGTAAAAGAG GTCGTCAAAATGGCCCTTGACGTGCACACCAGTGAAATAGCTGGGGatattcttgtgtttttgacag GCCAGTCAGAGATTGAGCGTGCCTGTGACTTGTTGTATGAGAAAGCTGAGTCTATAGATTACCGCTACGATGTACAGGACCAAAACGTGGAGGGCCTTCTTATTTTGCCCCTTTATGGATCCATGCCCACTG ATCAACAGAGGCAGATCTTTCAGCCTCCACCTTCGGGAATAAGGAAGTGTGTAGTGGCCACTAACATTGCAGCAACATCTCTCACCATCAATGGCATAAA GTACATCATAGACAGTGGCTTTGTGAAGCAACTCAACCACAACTCAAGGGTGGGCATGGATGTCTTGGAGGTGGTTCCTATTTCAAA GAGCGAGGCTCAGCAGAGAGCAGGCCGCGCTGGAAGAACCTCAGCCGGGAAATGCTTTCGAATCTACACCAAGGAATTCTGGGAGAAGAGCATGCCTGAATATACAGTTCCAGAAATCCAGAGGACAAGTCTGACTGCAGTGATACTCACACTCAAGTGCCTGGGCGTCCATGATGTCATTAG GTTCCCTTATCTGGACTGTCCAGAAGAAAGGTTTATTCTCGAGGCGTTAAAACGGCTCTACCAATGTGATGCCATCGACAG GAGAGGTAGAGTGACCCGGCTGGGGGAGCTGATGGTGGAGTTCCCCCTGCACCCAGGCCTTACCAGGGCCGTGCTCAAAGCTGCCTCACTCGGCTGTCAGGACCTGCTGCTCCCTGTGGCCGCCATGCTGTCTGTAGAGAACATTTTCATCAGGCCAG GCCACCCTGAGAAGCAGAAAGAGGcagatataaaacacagagcGCTGGCTACCAAGAGCGGCAATATGAACGACTTTGTCACACTCCTCACTGTGTTTCAGTCCTGTAAATCCAG TGACAGACCCTCAGCGTGGTGTAAAGATAATTGGATCCACTGGAGGGCGCTGAAGTCAGCCTTTAGTGTGGAGACTCAGCTGCGAGAGATCCTCCTCCGACTCCAACAG AAGAGAGATTTCCCTGTAGAAATATTTGAAGGCAATAAAAGTGAACTCTTCAGACGATGCCTGTGCGCAGGATACTTCACCAACGTTGCCAGAAG GTCTGTTGGAAAGGTGTTTTGCACAATGGATGGCCATGGATCCATGGTTCACATTCATCCATCATCATCG CTGTTTGACCAAGAGGCCGAGCTGAACTGGGTCATCTTCCACGATGTgctggtgacatcacgggtgTATATCAGAACCGTGTGTCCTATTCGATATGAGTGGGTGAAGGACTTATTACCTAAACTCCATGAGGTGGACGTCTATGAACTGAGCAGTGTGGCAAGAGAAGAAGTGACTCATGAGGAGATGATAAAATGGGAGACCAGGGAAGCAGCCAAAAGACAACCAG aggTTTCTGCTGAGGATGTCATGAAAAAGCTGGAGAAGCGAAACAACGAAACCACTGTCAGTGATGCTCGTGCTCGCTACCTGCAACGAAagcaacaaagacaacaaagtaAAGCTCTTTGA
- the LOC122878455 gene encoding zona pellucida sperm-binding protein 4-like isoform X2, giving the protein MKAKSRDFILVTFLSLSLLFLRCEAHAASKQFQATVYNTMNNNTSICHDGFMSVYISKVQFADLPFTIYVQDEHSGYYQAIAVAKQCHYFLGETETFVILTVGSHGCFVRRQTGEELKLSSQYLSSVKGKLKLDGFNITIPQNATVPPLNLDAVWIPSSQSHTCQPKKRSKDAVTVSFPFTDCGTQSMIADGIITYWVNIEVKQHLQKGSIFHDTPFHLTVRCSFALAQITQLGIKVLGEKSPSTLRSEGILRAEMRFAKDSDYRSFYSSRDRPTVTELGQPVYVEVFVLKHEDKDLVLLLDDCWATPTKNPHDPQRWNLLVKGCPFSGDSHRTVVLPVVSSKELRYPSLHKWFVVKLFSFVKPETFENLVYFHCDIEICKGPECLQSCSKGRRKLRRITPGPGQRILYSVVSGGPLLYLL; this is encoded by the exons ATGAAGGCCAAAAGTAGAGACTTCATTTTGGTGACATTTCTTTCATTATCACTGCTTTTTTTGAGATGTGAAGCCCATGCTGCTTCAAAACAATTTCAAGCAACAGTCTATAACACcatgaataataatacatcaattTGCCACGATGGGTTCATGTCTGTTTACATATCAAAGGTGCAATTTGCTGATCTTCCTTTCACCATTTATGTTCAAG ATGAACACAGCGGATATTACCAAGCCATTGCTGTAGCAAAACAGTGCCACTACTTCCTTGGAGAAACTGAAACCTTTGTCATCTTAACAGTTGGTTCCCATGGTTGTTTTGTGAGAAGACAA ACAGGGGAAGAGTTGAAATTGTCAAGTCAATACCTCTCGTCTGTGAAAGGAAAATTAAAGCTA GATGGGTTCAACATAACCATCCCTCAGAATGCCACAGTCCCACCTCTGAACCTGGATGCAGTCTGGATCCCTTCCAGCCAAAGCCACACTTGTCAGCCAAAAAAAAGATCCAAGGATGCTGTCACTGTCAGCTTTCCATTCACTGATTGTGGCACTCAATCCATG ATAGCAGATGGGATTATAACCTACTGGGTCAACATTGAGGTGAAACAACATCTGCAGAAAGGCTCTATATTTCATGACACTCCTTTCCA tcTTACTGTGCGGTGTAGCTTTGCACTAGCCCAAATTACTCAGCTGGGCATCAAGGTTCTTGGAGAAAAGTCCCCGTCAACACTGAGGAGCGAAGGAATTCTGAGAGCTGAAATGAGGTTTGCCAAAG ATTCCGATTACAGGTCTTTCTATTCCTCTCGTGACCGTCCAACAGTGACTGAGCTTGGCCAGCCTGTGTATGTGGAGGTGTTTGTTCTCAAACATGAGGACAAAGAtttggtgctgctgctggatgacTGCTGGGCGACGCCAACAAAAAACCCACATGACCCACAGAGATGGAACCTGCTTGTTAAAGG ATGTCCTTTCAGTGGTGATAGTCACAGAACTGTTGTGTTGCCGGTTGTCTCCAGTAAGGAGCTGAGGTATCCCTCTCTTCATAAGTGGTTTGTGGTCAAGCTGTTCTCATTTGTGAAGCCCgaaacatttgaaaacctg GTATATTTCCACTGTGATATAGAGATCTGCAAAGGACCAGAATGCTTACAGTCCTGCAGCAAGG GAAGGCGTAAATTAAGAAGAATCACACCAGGGCCTGGACAGAGGATTCTTTACAGTGTAGTCTCTGGTGGACCTCTTCTTTATCTactgtaa
- the LOC122878455 gene encoding zona pellucida sperm-binding protein 4-like isoform X1, with protein sequence MKAKSRDFILVTFLSLSLLFLRCEAHAASKQFQATVYNTMNNNTSICHDGFMSVYISKVQFADLPFTIYVQDEHSGYYQAIAVAKQCHYFLGETETFVILTVGSHGCFVRRQKYITNLTVVILALADRGRVEIVKSIPLVCERKIKAKVNKNDYPLASRHFFCNKDGFNITIPQNATVPPLNLDAVWIPSSQSHTCQPKKRSKDAVTVSFPFTDCGTQSMIADGIITYWVNIEVKQHLQKGSIFHDTPFHLTVRCSFALAQITQLGIKVLGEKSPSTLRSEGILRAEMRFAKDSDYRSFYSSRDRPTVTELGQPVYVEVFVLKHEDKDLVLLLDDCWATPTKNPHDPQRWNLLVKGCPFSGDSHRTVVLPVVSSKELRYPSLHKWFVVKLFSFVKPETFENLVYFHCDIEICKGPECLQSCSKGRRKLRRITPGPGQRILYSVVSGGPLLYLL encoded by the exons ATGAAGGCCAAAAGTAGAGACTTCATTTTGGTGACATTTCTTTCATTATCACTGCTTTTTTTGAGATGTGAAGCCCATGCTGCTTCAAAACAATTTCAAGCAACAGTCTATAACACcatgaataataatacatcaattTGCCACGATGGGTTCATGTCTGTTTACATATCAAAGGTGCAATTTGCTGATCTTCCTTTCACCATTTATGTTCAAG ATGAACACAGCGGATATTACCAAGCCATTGCTGTAGCAAAACAGTGCCACTACTTCCTTGGAGAAACTGAAACCTTTGTCATCTTAACAGTTGGTTCCCATGGTTGTTTTGTGAGAAGACAA AAATATATAACAAATCTGACTGTTGTCATCTTGGCACTTGCAGACAGGGGAAGAGTTGAAATTGTCAAGTCAATACCTCTCGTCTGTGAAAGGAAAATTAAAGCTA AGGTGAACAAAAATGATTATCCGCTGGCATCAAGACATTTTTTCTGTAACAAGGATGGGTTCAACATAACCATCCCTCAGAATGCCACAGTCCCACCTCTGAACCTGGATGCAGTCTGGATCCCTTCCAGCCAAAGCCACACTTGTCAGCCAAAAAAAAGATCCAAGGATGCTGTCACTGTCAGCTTTCCATTCACTGATTGTGGCACTCAATCCATG ATAGCAGATGGGATTATAACCTACTGGGTCAACATTGAGGTGAAACAACATCTGCAGAAAGGCTCTATATTTCATGACACTCCTTTCCA tcTTACTGTGCGGTGTAGCTTTGCACTAGCCCAAATTACTCAGCTGGGCATCAAGGTTCTTGGAGAAAAGTCCCCGTCAACACTGAGGAGCGAAGGAATTCTGAGAGCTGAAATGAGGTTTGCCAAAG ATTCCGATTACAGGTCTTTCTATTCCTCTCGTGACCGTCCAACAGTGACTGAGCTTGGCCAGCCTGTGTATGTGGAGGTGTTTGTTCTCAAACATGAGGACAAAGAtttggtgctgctgctggatgacTGCTGGGCGACGCCAACAAAAAACCCACATGACCCACAGAGATGGAACCTGCTTGTTAAAGG ATGTCCTTTCAGTGGTGATAGTCACAGAACTGTTGTGTTGCCGGTTGTCTCCAGTAAGGAGCTGAGGTATCCCTCTCTTCATAAGTGGTTTGTGGTCAAGCTGTTCTCATTTGTGAAGCCCgaaacatttgaaaacctg GTATATTTCCACTGTGATATAGAGATCTGCAAAGGACCAGAATGCTTACAGTCCTGCAGCAAGG GAAGGCGTAAATTAAGAAGAATCACACCAGGGCCTGGACAGAGGATTCTTTACAGTGTAGTCTCTGGTGGACCTCTTCTTTATCTactgtaa